From the genome of Miscanthus floridulus cultivar M001 chromosome 10, ASM1932011v1, whole genome shotgun sequence, one region includes:
- the LOC136490168 gene encoding uncharacterized protein yields the protein MALQAPSSLLRAPAPAQRSAPPLRSSFSTPCSLRLPAPARRRVARAATAARITMRVASKQAYICRDCGYIYNDRTPFDKLADNYFCPVCGAPKRRFRPYEPAVTKNANSTDVRKARKEQLKKEESLGQALPIAIVAGIVALAGLYYYLNNVYS from the exons ATGGCCCTGCAGGCCCCGTCGTCTCTTCTgcgcgcgccggcgccggcgcagcGGTCCGCGCCGCCGCTCCGGTCCTCGTTCTCCACGCCGTGCTCGCTGCGgctgccggcgccggcgcgccGCCGGGTGGCCAGGGCGGCCACGGCCGCTCGGATCACCATGCGGGTCGCGTCCAAGCAGGCCTACATCTGCCGTGACTGCGG GTACATCTACAACGACAGGACGCCGTTCGACAAGCTGGCTGATAACTACTTCTGCCCTG TTTGTGGAGCTCCAAAGAGAAGGTTCAGACCCTACGAGCCGGCAGTCACTAAGAATGCAAACTCCACTGATGTtaggaaggcaaggaaggagcaGCTGAAGAAAGAGGAATCCTTGGG GCAAGCCTTGCCTATTGCTATTGTCGCCGGGATCGTTGCCCTGGCTGGCCTGTACTACTACCTCAACAATGTCTACAGTTAA